One Nitrospirota bacterium genomic window, CTGTTTGGTGCCGGTTGCGATAGCGCGGGACCGTCGAAGCAAGAGGATCTCGGGCGAGGGATTGTGCAGGGCACATTGGGCGCCCGACCGGACAGCGATGCGCGACTTGCAGCTCCGGCCCATGCCTCCATGCTCGAAGGGCAGGTGACGGCGGTTGAGGGCGGGGCCTATCTTGTTCGGGAAATCGGCGGTATCGACCGTCGCCTGGCGCACGACGAGAATACGCGCATCGATCGACCGGCCCATGTCGGGGATCGGATCGAAGCCTTTGTCGATGAGGGAGGACGTGCGGTCCTCATTCGAAACAGGGATCACGATGAACGATGACAGTAGACCAAGCCGACGAGGGATGTGGATTGAACAACGGGCGATCATACGTCTAGTGGGAGGTTGGATGGTTGCGACACGCGTGATAGTAGGAATGACATTGTGGTGGGCTTTGTGTGTGCCAGTGGAAGAAGTTCTTGCCGGCCAGACCACCGCGATGCCGCTCTTCGAGAATCTTGGTTCCCTCCACCATCCCATCACCACCACATCGGAACAGGCTCAACGCTATTTCGATCAGGGGCTCAGACTCGTCTATGCCTTCAATCACGAAGAAGCGATCAGATCGTTTGAAGCAGCCGCTGAACTCGATCCGCAGACGGCGATGGCCTATTGGGGCATCGCGCTGGCACTAGGGCCCAACATTAATGGAGCGATGGAGAAGAAGGACGAGCATCGGGCAATCGAGATGATTCAGAAGGCTCAACGGCTGGCAGATCGCGCCACTCCCGGGGAGCGGGCCTACATCGAGGCCTTGGTTGTAAGATATGTCGGCCGAAAAGGGGTCAAGCGTAAGGGCCTCGACGAAGCCTATGCAAAGGCGATGCGATCGATGGCGCTGCGGTTCCCCGAAGATGCCGATGCGGCGACGTTGTTCGCCGAAGCCTTGATGGATTTGCGGCCCTGGGACTTGTGGAAGCAGGATGGGCGACCGCAGCCTGGCACCGAGGAGATCGTCTCGACACTCGAGTCCGTACTGGCACGGAGCCCCGAGCATCCGGGGGCCTGCCACTATTACTTGCATGCGGTTGAGGCCTCACTGCAACCGGAACGGGCCTTGCCTTGTGCGGAGCGGTTGCCCGATCTGATGCCCGGTGCCGGCCACCTCGTGCATATGCCGGCGCATATTTACATGCGGGTTGGGAAATATCACGAAGCGGCGGAACGAAATCAGCAGGCAGCCCATATCGATCAACAGTATTTGGCCACCCGACACCAGACCGGCGAATATGCCAATGGGTATTACACCCACAATCTCCATTTTCTCTGGGCCTCCTTGGCGATGGAGGGACGGAGTGTCGATGCCATGAAAGCGGCTCGCGACTTGACGGCCACCATTACCGCTGAAGAAGCCGTCAAAGATCGCTGGAAGGAACTCTATCTCCCGACGCCGATCTTCTCGATGATTCGGTTCGGCCGGTGGGAGGAGTTACTCAGGGAACCGGCGCCGCCCAAGGGGTTGCGTCTGATGGAAGGCATGTGGCGATTGGGGCGGGGGCTCGCCCTTGTGGCGACTGGCCGGATTCCAGGAGCGGAGGGTGAACATGTTGTGCTGGCCGGCCTGACGAAGCAGTTCCGGCGGAATCGTACGGCGGAAGACAAGACCGAGGGAGCCGTCCTCAAAATTGCCGAGAGGATCCTGGCAGGGGAACTCGCCGTTCGGCGTCAACGTTACGATGAAGCGATCCGCTTGTTCGAGGATGCGATCAAGATGGAGGAGGCGCTCCCATACTCCGAGCCGCCGATATGGCCTCTGTCCGTGCGGCATTACCTTGGAACGGTGCTCTTGCTGGCCGGCCGTCCCTCCGACGCGGAAGGGACCTATCGCGCAGACCTGCTGCGACATCCGGACAACGGGTGGGCGCTGATCGGATTGATCCAGAGTCTCAAGGCCCAACATAAAGGCGATCAGGCGGCTGAGACTGAAGACCGCTTCAAGAAGTCTTGGGTCCATGCCGACTTCATGCCGGCTGCTTCTCGGATGTGAGGAGGTTAGCGAGTCGGTAGGTCCGAGAGCTGGCCCTTGTCGAGAAGGATGCCGGAATTGTCGAAGGGGAGACGACCGTCCTTGAGATGGAGCAGTCCTGTGATCTCGTACGAGAGGTCCTGCGTCCGTGAGAAGTTCAGGAGCTGGCGGACCAGATCGAAGGTCGACGTGCTGGTCTGAACCGAGACGACAGCATCGCTGAGTCGGGGAACGGTGATGCCGGTATTGCCCAATCCACGTGCCAGCCTCTTTCCGTTGAGCGTGAGCGTAAAGTCGATGCCCGTGACGAGCAGATCGAAATCATTCGGGTTGCGGATGCGGAGATCCACTTGCAATCGTTGCTCGAAGGCAGTGGATTCCAAGGGCGTCACGTTTGTGACCAGCACCTCCGCCGGCTCGCCTTTCATGAACCAGGAGGCACAGCCGGTAGCGGCGATAAGCAGGATCGATGCGAGGAAACGGGTAACAGTCCACATGGGCTCGATCATATAGGAACATCCGAAGCGAATCCATAACCGTAGGGATCTGTAAGGTTGTAGGAATCGGTTCGACTGATTTTGTGAGAGGACTGTCTCATGAACAAACACACTGCGGTATTGTTTCTGACGGTCGTCATGTTTCTCATCGGAGCCTGGACTCTGCAGCAGACCGGCCAGGCTACAGCGGATGCGCCACTCGGCAAGGCCTACTTTGCGGGCGGCTGTTTCTGGTGTATGGAAGAAGCCTTCGAGAAGGTTGACGGCGTGCTGTCTGCGACGTCTGGTTATATGGGAGGGACCGTCGCCAATCCGAGTTATGAAGACGTGTCCGCTGGTCGGACGGGGCATGCGGAATCGGTTGAAGTGGTCTATGACCCGGCGAAGGTGAGCTACCAGAAGCTGCTGGATGCATTCTGGCGCAACGTCGACCCCCTCGCAGCAAACGCGCAGTTCTGTGACCACGGCTCACAATATCGTGCGGCCATTTTCTATCAGACGGAGGAGGAAAAACGTCTGTCGGAGACTTCCACGCAAGCCATTGAGCAATCGAAACGGTTCAAAGAAGCGATCGTCACCCAAATCGTGCCTGCCGCTCCATTTTATTCAGCTGAGGAATATCATCAGGACTTCTACAAGAAAAACCCCGTTCGCTACAAATTCTATAAATACAATTGCGGTCGCGCCCAGCGGCTCGAGGAATTGTGGGGGAAACCATAACGCGAATCGAGGTGAAGAGCCTCACATCCGGTTCATCGCATCATCCTGACCTGCCACGACGGTTGCGCGACAAATCCTCCTCCTCCAGTGTATATTTCTGACCCCGGCAATCTTTGCCATTACTCTTACCCGTGAGGTGCGGTTCGTGAAACGTCCGATTCGACGATCGACGAGAAAGCCAGTGGTCGGTGTGATGGGTCCGGCCAAGGCCGGTATCAGAGCGCTAGCCGATGCGAAAAGTTTGGGTGAGCTGATCGCCCGTCAAGGATGGGTGGTGCTCACCGGAGGGCGCGCGAGCGGTGTGATGGACGCGGCGAGCGAGGGGGCCAAGTCGGTGCCCGGCAGTTTGACGATCGGAATTCTTCCGGACAACAAGGCGTCGGTATCCCGATATGTGGACGTGGCCATCGTCACGGATCTGGGCCAGGCGCGCAACAATGTAAACGTGATGTCCAGCGACATCATCGTGGCCTGCGGACTCGGTGGGACCGGTACGGTTTCGGAAGTGGCATTGGCGCTGAAGGCTAAGAAGATGGTGATTCTGTTAGGTGCGGATAAGGCTGGCGTGAGCCTGTTCAAGAGTCTCTCGCCCGATCTCGTCCATGCTGCTGCCTCGCCGGAAGAGGCGGTGAAGCTGATCGGCGAGCTCCTCTAGCTGGGCGCTGAAACAGGCCACCAGCTTCGTTCTCGCATCGTTCAGATCCTCACGGAGACCCGGCCGCCTCACTCACTCGGCGGCGCGCACAGACTTGGTGCTCCTTATTCGTCGCACCGTGCGCCCCAGAGGGTACGCCTCCGGTCCTCACTCGCTGCGGCCTTGCTGGATGGCCTGTTTGAGCACACAGCAGGAGTTTTTCTTATCTCGCATGTGCAGACCTTCGAAGCTCTCACGTGCCAAAGTAATCTTTCCGTAGACTGCCGACGATCCCGCACAATTACTCCAAAGTTTTCTTTTTTAAAGTTTTCGAGAACTCCTCGTTTGCGAAGAACTGTGCCAGCTCGGGGCTGAGCCAACAGTTCTCAAACGTCCACTCTGTGCACTTCACGGCATCGATCATATAGCGGCCTGTTGTTTCCCCTGTGCGATCCATAGGTTAGTGAAGGGCTGTTGGGGCACGGATCTTGAGACCTTCCAGACCATGATGCAGGTTATTTCGTGCATAGGAATGTAATCCCACACGATGGCGATCAATCCAACCAGGAGCGGGCTGCTCTGTTCACACCTGCTACGTGCTTTCTGCGCGCTGACGCTGTTGTGTCTGCTGATCGTTGCGATTCCCGCCCCGACGCGACCGGATTACGACAGTGCTCACCAGCGATACTCAAAGCAGGAAATCGGCCGGGCCATCGCCTGGTACGCCAAGAAATATCGTCTCGATCCGGCTCTGCTGCGTGCGGTGATCAAGACCGAATCCGATTTTAATCAGCATGCCGTGTCTCGCAAAGGCGCGGTCGGCTTGATGCAGCTGACTCCGGATACCGCGGCGACCCTGCGAGTGAGCGATCGCTACGATTCGTTGCAGAACATCCGCGGAGGCGCTAAACAATTGCGGCATTTGCTGAATCTCTACCAGGGTGATTTTCCACTGGCCTTGGCGGCCTATAACGCCGGGGTCCATCGAGTGAAGGAACGCAAAGTGCCCCGTATTCGGGAAACCCGCACCTACGTGAAGAAAGTGCTGCGGTACTACGAGCGGTTCAGGTCTCACCCATCGCCTTCTCCCAAGAATGATAAAAAGTAAGGGAGAACTCGAATCCGGTCGAATGCGCATTCTCTCACGGGTACGATAGGCCACTCGTTACATCAAGTATTTCCTCACGAGCTGTTCTGTGTGACCGGCGATTCAGGATTCATGGATATAGAGGTCGTCACGAAGAGTGATAGTGTGAGGGGGAGGCATCCTGATCACGGCGAGGAAAGAAGGGGGTCGCTACTGTAGATGGATGACTTGGGCTAGCAGCCTGTTAGAGCTTGGCTTTCATGATCAAGGCACGGATGCGCTCTCGTTGGGCCGATCGGATTTCTGTAAATTCGAGACCGAAGGCTGAGCTCTTTACCCACCGGACCAGGGCTTCGTCGATGCGTACAGGCCATTCCTGATCTTGCAGGAACAGGGACAGGCGGAGCGTCGTGCCAACCTGTACTTCGGTCAGTGAGGTCGCCTGACAGCCTCCTGTGGAGAGATCGAGGATCGTCGCTTCCCCTTCAAAGTCATCTTCTCCAAAAAAGAACAGCCGGCAACTCAGATTAAGACGGCGGCCTCGGCGTTCCGCCATCGCGGCTTCGTGATCAGAGCTTGAAGCTCGTCCTGATCTGGGGTCCTGCGTGGCCACGGAACACGTCCTTTCTCTCAAGCACTAGGAAAATGTTGTTTCGACCATGAAACAACTCTACCGGATTCGTTGTCGGCTAGCCTTCCTCAAGTGGAGTAACTCGGAAGAGGGGCCGCACCATGAACGTAGTATATCCAATTAGTGTCACGAGTACCCGATACATTCGACTTTCTGTCGTATCTCCATTGGCTATTTTGTATGCTGCAAAGAAAATGCTCTTGACCTGCCTGGAACCGCTCTGCGACAAGTGAGATTCTTTGACCGAGGAGCAATGCCATGATGAGACGGCAAATCAACCAACGAATGGCCATATTAGCCCATTCAGAAATTCGAGCGATGACCCAAGCCTGCGTGCAGGCGAACGGTCTGAATATGGCACAGGGGGTCTGCGACACGCCGGCTCCACCGGTGGTGATTCGAGCTGCAGCGCAGGCCATGGAACGCGGGAAGAATGTCTACTCGCGATTCGACGGATTGCCTGAATTGCGACAGGCGATCGCCAAGAAGTTGGCGCAGTACAACGGGATCGTAGCTGATCCGGAAACGGACATTACGGTCAGCGCGGGAGCCACAGGGGCCTTTCATTCTGCCTGCTTGGCGTTGCTCAACCCAGGCGACGAAGTCATCCTGTTCGAGCCCTACTATCAGTATCACATCAGCGCGCTGCTGGCGGTTGAGGCCGTTCCAGTGATGGTGAAGATGCAGGCGCCCGATTGGACATATTTCCCAGCTGAGGTCGAGCGCGCGGTGACACCACGGACCAAGGCGATCATCGTGAACTCGCCCGGCAATCCTTCAGGGAAAGTATTTAGCAGGCAAGAAATGGAGAGTCTTTCGGCGATGGCACAAGAACACGATCTGTTCGTGTTCACCGACGAAATCTACGAGTACTTTTTGTATGACGGTCGTACACATGTGAGCCTCGCCACATTACCAGACATGGCCGACCGGACGATTACCATTGGCGGATACTCCAAAACATTCAGCATCACCGGCTGGCGCATTGGGTACAGCGTCGCGGCTGCGCGGTGGGCTCAGGCCATCGGAGCCATGAACGATTTGTTATACGTCTGCGCCCCGACACCGTTGCAGGCGGGAGTGGCAGTCGGCATCCAGGAACTTCCGGACTCGTTCTATCGCGACCAGGCACGCGACTATCAACGAAAACGAGATCGTTTCTGCCAGGCCCTGGCCAAGGCTGGTCTGACGCCCTCGATTCCGCAGGGCGCCTACTATGTGCTGGCCGATGCGTCTCGCCTGCCAGGTATCACCGGTAAGGACCGGGCGATGCATCTGTTGGACAGGATCGGCTTGGCTGGTGTCCCTGGAGAAGCCTTCTTTTCCGGGGCTGAGGGAAAGCAGTTTCTTCGCTTCAGCTATGCCAAGACCGATGCGGACATTGACGAGGCCTGCAGCCGGATCGCGAAGCTTGGGTAGGAACTGGCTTCCTGATTCTTATCCTGTACCCATTTCGCTCGATCGCTTGTCCGCCTCTTTGCCACATGGTAAGTAGGAATACGCGATTCGAGGAAAGCGACAACATGCGTTCACAATACATCATTGCTCCGCTCTTTCTTGCCAGTATGGTATTCACCGCAGCGTGTGATACACCGGCTATGCATCGGGCTGTGTCCGTCGATGCCCTGCCGTCATCGACGGCTGCTCAGTCCGAAAACCGCCATGTCCTCGCCGGTGAATGGGAATATGTCGACGGAGCGGTTGTCCGGTTGATATTAGATGAGCAGGGCAATGGTCGCTATGACTGGAAGGACGGGCGATTCGAGACCCAGACGCTCGTCGGTCATACCTGGCACGGCATGTGGTCGCAGAAGGAAAATGACCGGGATGGTGGGTTTACAGTGGAGTTCTCTCCTGGTTTTTCAGAAGGCGAGGGCAACTGGTGGTATAGCCGGATCGGCACCGACCATGCGCCGACTCAAAAGGGTGGGACGTTCCATCTCAGCAAGAAGACCGATCTTATGAGCCACAGTGATACTCCACCGGCACCGTGAAACGTTTCTCACGGAATACGATGATCGGCAGGGAGCCTCATGCAAGGACGTAAGCATACCCGTTTCGCGGTGCAGCTTCCTGTGTCGTTCAATGGAGATCAGCTTTCCGACAGAGGCACTATCTTGAATTTGTCTGCGGAGGGCTGCGCCATCACTTCGGAAACCATCGTCGGCGTAGCCGTATATCTACAGTTGATGATGCAACTTTGTGAGCGAGAGGAGTCGATCCAGGTCGATCTAGCCGCGGTCCGGTGGGTTTCCGCGACGAGGTTCGGCGTTGAGTTTATTAAGATTCGCCCTTCAGAGGGGGAGAGGCTGAAGAAGTTCGTCAAGGCGCTGGAATGAACGATGTGAGCGCAGGCGATCGCAACGAAAGTCGAACAGTTATTTCATGGCAACGGCCCGGACTTGTTCAAAGGTGGTCAGGCCGGCGAGCACTTTCAGGATTCCGTCTTGCACGAGTGTGATCATCCCTTCCTTTGCGGCCAGGCTCTGCATCTCCGTCGTTTTGGCGCGGTTCTGGATCAGGTTTCGCAGTTCATCTGATCCGCTTAGGAGTTCGTGTAAAGCGACTCGGCCTTTGAGGCCAGTCTGGTTGCAGGCGTCACATCCCCGCCCTCGATAGAGCTGAAAATCCTCGCGATAGTTCACTCCGAGCGCCTCCCACGCGTACTTACCGTACCCACGCACCAGTTTATCGTACTCTTGCGCCGTTGGATGGTACGGTTCTTTACAATTGACGCAGATCCGTTTGCAGAGGCGTTTCGCGAGTACCCCTTGCATGGCATCGGCGAAGTTGAAGGAATCACATCCCATGTCGAGAAGGCGGACCACCGTCTCGACCGCTCCGTTCGTGTGCAACGTGCTCAGGACCAGGTGGCCGGTCAGCGAGGCCTCGATGGCGACATCGGCAGTTTCCTTGTCCCGCATCTCACCGATCATGATGACATCCGGGTCGGCTCGTAAGAACGATCGCATGGCGGCAGCAAAGGTAAATCCAATTTTTGGCTGGACCTGCACCTGCCGGAGCCCTTCCTGGGTGATCTCAATGGGGTCTTCTGCCGTCCAGATTTTCCGTTCGTCGGTGTTGAGATGGCGAAGGAGGGCGTGCAGAGTTGTTGTTTTTCCAGATCCGGTAGGGCCCACGCACAATATGATGCCGTGTGGTTTTTCGACGATGTCCAGGAGCGTCGTGAGCGTGGCTGGAGCAAACTCCATGGCATCGAGAGGCAGGGGGGCCTTCGCCGTGAGCAACCGCATGACGATGTCTTCATTGTTGCCGGCGGTCGGCAATGTTGCTACGCGTAGCTCGATTTCTCTGTCCTGGTTCAGTTTGAATCGGATCTTCCCGTCCTGCGGTCTCCGGCGTTCAGAAATATCCAGATTGGACATGATCTTGATACGGGACACCAATGCGCGGCGATAGAGCGCGGGAATCCGCATATAGGTGGAGCAGGTACCGTCCACCCGAAAGCGAATGGCCGTTTCCTTGCGATCCGAGTAGGGCTCGATATGGATGTCAGACGCGTCGTGACGGTACGCCTCGACAATGATCTGATTCGCGAGCCGTACGATCGCGGAATCGTTTTCGTCAATGCCGTCGGAGTCGCTATCGAGTGACTGTTCCTGGTGAGCGTCGTTGACCAACTCGCCCAGCGTGTCCGCAATGGATCCACTGTCAGTATCTCCGATCGTAGCGTTGAGGAACCGTTCGATGTCACATCGCAGGCCCAGGGCATACCGTATTGTCAGGCCGGGGAAGGAGCGCTGGATGTCATGACCTCTATCGAGATCATAGGGGTTGTCGATCAGGACATCCAAGATGTCATCCTGCCGCTTCAGCGGGAGCCAGTGGTGTTTGCGAAGATAATCAAGACTGAGATTATTGAGGAGTTGGGGATCAGCCAGGGTCCGGTCGTTGAATGGAATATAGGGGCAATCGAAGAACTCGCTCAGTATCTTGCCGAGCGCCGGTTTCGGGATCCGATACCTCTCAATCAGCAGGCCTTCCAGGTCGGTCGATCCCTGCAGGGCTTCTTGAAAGGCTTTCACGAGATCCGCCTGGCGAATGAAGCCCTCGTGGATCAAGGGATCGTAGGCACGTGGTTCAATAGTTCTGTGAGCCGACTTCTGCATGGTTCCTATTTCGTAGGTCCTGGAGGGTGCACAATGTCCGTTCCAGTGCAACGTTGGCCAGTCGTTACAAATTCAGTATAGATCAATAATAATGGTTCACAACGAATATCAAAAAGAAGCGCGATCCTATCCGATGCGGGGGCTGGCAATAATCTTGGGAGGAGGTGAGGCTATGGAGTTGGGTTGACGACTTCGAAGATGGCCGAATAATCGGCCCCGCCAAGTCCCTGTGCAATAGTTCGCTCCAGCACTGGCCTGATCCCTTCCACACTACTCGTGATTAAGCCGTAACCGGCGGCTTCCTTCAGGAAGAGTTCCACATCCTTCATGAGATGGCGGGTGGAAAAGTTTGGATGCTGATAGTCTCGCGACAGGAGTCGTGGAAGCTTTTTCTCGAACGTCGGAGCGAACAAGGCGCTCTCCCGCAAGATCGCCATGAAGGTGTCCACGGGGATACCAGCCCGTTGGACGAGTCCAAGGCTCAGGGCGAAGGCCGATATTTCGGCCGCAATCAACTGATTGAGTGCGAGCTTTAGGGTTGCGGCCTTCCCGACAGGGCCGACCAAGCGAGGCTCTCGGCTCAGAGCACGAAACAGCGGAAGCCATTGGGCAAACTGATCTCCGGTTCCGCCGACCATCACGAAGAGTGTTCCGGCTTTCGCCTCGGTAAGACTTCCCAGCACCGGCGCTTCGCAATACAATCCGCCGACTTGTTCGATCTCGGCCTGCAAGACTAGGCTTTCTTCCTGCGCGATGGTTCCCATCTGGATGACGGTTTTGCCGCGGAGGGCTGCCAATGAGGCTGGTGTCAGTAGGACGGCACGGATCGCCGCCATATCGGCCAGCATGAGAATGACACCGTCGGCTTGGGAGATGGCCTGTTCCGGTCTCGTAACTACGGTGATGCCGCAGTCCTGAAGAGGGCGTGCTTTGCTCGTGGTTCGATTGTAGGCTGTGACGGAATGGCCGACGGACTGGAGTCGTTCGGCGATGGCTCGGCCCAAGAGTCCGGTTCCCAGCAGGGCGATGGTCATGGAGCGGTTCGCTTCCTCTCAGGTTGAGACCGGGCCTGGTCAGCCTGGGTCTGGAGCGTGGCGCGCAGGTCCTTGTCGGCCGTGGCCGTTACAGCGATGACACCACGAAGGGTTGGTTTTGGCTGATTGAACATCAAGGGATTCCCCATCGAATCGCTGACGGAGCCGCCGCTTTCTTCAATCAGCAGGACTCCGGCCGCGAGGTCCCATTCGTTCATGGGCTCGACCGTAAACGCGGCCCGCACGCGACCGACCGCCACCAGGGCCATGGCATTGGCGATGGAGTAGATGGGACGGCATCGAGTCGTGTTGCCGAGCGTCGACCATCGGTCGGTCCCGAAATCTTTCCCACTGATCATGATGACCGCATTGAAATCACGAGGAGGCGAGAGGGTGACGCGTGAGCCGTTCAGATACAGACCGCCCCCGCGCACCGCGGTGAAGAGCTCGTCGGTCGAGGGATTCAAGATCGCGCCGACGATCGGGATGCCTCGTTCGATCAGCGCGGCAGAAATGGTAAACTCCGGCAGTCGATTGATCAACGCCTTGGTGCCGTCGATGGGGTCCACAATCCAGACTCGTTGATGCGTGAGTCGTGCCGGATCGTCGGGGGATTCTTCCGAGAGCCATCCATCCTGTGGAAACTCCCGGCGTTGCATCTCATACAGGATGCGGTTGACCTCATGGTCCACCGTCGTGACCGGCGAACGGTCCAGCTTCGTCTGCACCTCGAATCCATCCCTGACTAATTCACGGACTTTCGCGCCGGCTTTCCGGACCGCTTCGACCAACAGGGCTAGTTCTTGTTCCATGTTCCAGGCCTCGCATCGTTGAACGGAAAGAGTAACAGGTCTTGCGGCATCGGAAAAGCGGAAAGACGGTGTCGGGGTGCCCCCTTGACCCTCGGGGAGAACCTGCGTACAAGCAGAGGGTCTTGGGAGGTCTCTCTCGATGAAGTTAGTGACAAAACGATCCAGAAAGACGGGGCTTCCCCCAGGCACCCTTGTCCATATCGGCGAGAACAAGACCGACAAGGTCACGATTGCGACCTTCAATTACGCCGGTACTCGCTGTGACGAACGCCAAGACCCGCCGCTCGACGGACTTGCGCCGCCGATCGATGCGTCCGTCACCTGGGTGGATGTCGGGGGCGTCCACAAGATGGAGATTCTGGAATCGTTCGGGAAACAGTTCCAGCTCCATTCCTTGCTCCTCGAAGACATTGCCAACACCGATCAACGGCCGAAACTCGATGACTATGAAACCTGCTTGTTTCTCGTGATGAAGATGCTCTCAGTCACCGATCGACAGGATATCATCGTCGAACAGGTGAGTCTGGTCCTCGGACGGAACTTTGTGCTGTCCTTCCAGGAAAACGGCACCGATGTCTTTAAACCGGTGCGGGATCGTCTTCGTGGGGGGAAGGGACGCCTGCGGCAATCCGGGGCCGATTATTTGTTGTATGCACTGGTCGACGCGATTGTCGATCAATACTTTGCGGTATTGGAGGCGTTAGGCGAGAAGATTGAAGCGCTGCAAGATCTGGTGGTCAGCGATCCGAAGCCGGAGACGTTGCAACAAATTCACGCCCTCAAACGGCAATTGCTATTTTTACGGCGGGCGGTGTGGCCGCTCCGTGAAGCGATGAATGGTCTCTCCAGATCGGAATGTCCCCTCTTACAGGAGCCGACGAAGGTATTCTTCCGCGACGTGTACGATCACGTGGTTCAGATCGTGGACACCATCGAGACCCTTCGAGAAATGGTCTCAGCCTGCCTGGATATCTATCTGTCGAGCATCAGCTATCGGTTGAACGCCGTGATGAAGGTGCTTACGATTATTACGACGATCTTTATGCCGCTGACCTTCATCGTTGGGGTCTACGGGATGAATTTCGAGCACATGCCGGAATTACAATGGAAATGGGGCTATCCCGCCGTGTTGGGCGTCATGGCTGTAGTAGGGGTGGGCATGCTGGTGGCCTTCAGAAAGAAGCGATGGATATGAGGCGCGTGAACAAACGTTACTCTTGTAGTTCCACGCGATCGACGAAATAGGCGGTCTCTCCGAAGCAGGTCGTAGGAAGGTAGCGATATTCTTTGTAGTGCAGGACCAATCGTTTGCCCATCACCTGCGCGAGTTGTGCCGCCACTTTCTCGTCCCAGACTGAAAAGTCCCACAATACCGGAGCCACACCAGGCACCGTGGTCATGGCCAGCTCCCCTTCATGGGTCTTGCAGACCCATCCCTTGTGGGAAAATTTCTGAATGTAGCCGGCTCGATTCCCGTCGGAATAGCTGTAGTTGAAGGCCACGAGCAGATAGGCCGCCCCCAGAAACAGGAACATCATCAGCATAAGTTTCGGGTGCCAGAGCTTCATAGGCAATCTCCTCAGTTCACGAACGAAGGTCGGAGAATAACCAGGGCGCCTCGGCCTTCCGTCGAGTCTCGTAGGCCGCGATGGCGGCCTCATGCTGCAATGTCAACCCGATGGCGTCGAGACCCCGATACAAACAGTCTTTTCGGAAGGGGTCGATGTCGAAGCGGCAAGTGGTACCGTTCGGGGTCGTGACCGTCTGATTTCCCAGGTCCACCGTCAGTTGGTACCCCGGTGTCGAGAGGACGTCCTTCATCATGGCGAGGATCTCGTCGGCTTTCAACTCGATGGGCAGAATGCCGTTTTGGAAGCAGTTAT contains:
- a CDS encoding PilZ domain-containing protein, with the translated sequence MQGRKHTRFAVQLPVSFNGDQLSDRGTILNLSAEGCAITSETIVGVAVYLQLMMQLCEREESIQVDLAAVRWVSATRFGVEFIKIRPSEGERLKKFVKALE
- a CDS encoding lytic transglycosylase domain-containing protein, translated to MAINPTRSGLLCSHLLRAFCALTLLCLLIVAIPAPTRPDYDSAHQRYSKQEIGRAIAWYAKKYRLDPALLRAVIKTESDFNQHAVSRKGAVGLMQLTPDTAATLRVSDRYDSLQNIRGGAKQLRHLLNLYQGDFPLALAAYNAGVHRVKERKVPRIRETRTYVKKVLRYYERFRSHPSPSPKNDKK
- a CDS encoding LEA type 2 family protein; this encodes MWTVTRFLASILLIAATGCASWFMKGEPAEVLVTNVTPLESTAFEQRLQVDLRIRNPNDFDLLVTGIDFTLTLNGKRLARGLGNTGITVPRLSDAVVSVQTSTSTFDLVRQLLNFSRTQDLSYEITGLLHLKDGRLPFDNSGILLDKGQLSDLPTR
- a CDS encoding tetratricopeptide repeat protein, with protein sequence MVATRVIVGMTLWWALCVPVEEVLAGQTTAMPLFENLGSLHHPITTTSEQAQRYFDQGLRLVYAFNHEEAIRSFEAAAELDPQTAMAYWGIALALGPNINGAMEKKDEHRAIEMIQKAQRLADRATPGERAYIEALVVRYVGRKGVKRKGLDEAYAKAMRSMALRFPEDADAATLFAEALMDLRPWDLWKQDGRPQPGTEEIVSTLESVLARSPEHPGACHYYLHAVEASLQPERALPCAERLPDLMPGAGHLVHMPAHIYMRVGKYHEAAERNQQAAHIDQQYLATRHQTGEYANGYYTHNLHFLWASLAMEGRSVDAMKAARDLTATITAEEAVKDRWKELYLPTPIFSMIRFGRWEELLREPAPPKGLRLMEGMWRLGRGLALVATGRIPGAEGEHVVLAGLTKQFRRNRTAEDKTEGAVLKIAERILAGELAVRRQRYDEAIRLFEDAIKMEEALPYSEPPIWPLSVRHYLGTVLLLAGRPSDAEGTYRADLLRHPDNGWALIGLIQSLKAQHKGDQAAETEDRFKKSWVHADFMPAASRM
- a CDS encoding pyridoxal phosphate-dependent aminotransferase — its product is MRRQINQRMAILAHSEIRAMTQACVQANGLNMAQGVCDTPAPPVVIRAAAQAMERGKNVYSRFDGLPELRQAIAKKLAQYNGIVADPETDITVSAGATGAFHSACLALLNPGDEVILFEPYYQYHISALLAVEAVPVMVKMQAPDWTYFPAEVERAVTPRTKAIIVNSPGNPSGKVFSRQEMESLSAMAQEHDLFVFTDEIYEYFLYDGRTHVSLATLPDMADRTITIGGYSKTFSITGWRIGYSVAAARWAQAIGAMNDLLYVCAPTPLQAGVAVGIQELPDSFYRDQARDYQRKRDRFCQALAKAGLTPSIPQGAYYVLADASRLPGITGKDRAMHLLDRIGLAGVPGEAFFSGAEGKQFLRFSYAKTDADIDEACSRIAKLG
- the msrA gene encoding peptide-methionine (S)-S-oxide reductase MsrA; this translates as MNKHTAVLFLTVVMFLIGAWTLQQTGQATADAPLGKAYFAGGCFWCMEEAFEKVDGVLSATSGYMGGTVANPSYEDVSAGRTGHAESVEVVYDPAKVSYQKLLDAFWRNVDPLAANAQFCDHGSQYRAAIFYQTEEEKRLSETSTQAIEQSKRFKEAIVTQIVPAAPFYSAEEYHQDFYKKNPVRYKFYKYNCGRAQRLEELWGKP
- a CDS encoding cytochrome, giving the protein MKRPIRRSTRKPVVGVMGPAKAGIRALADAKSLGELIARQGWVVLTGGRASGVMDAASEGAKSVPGSLTIGILPDNKASVSRYVDVAIVTDLGQARNNVNVMSSDIIVACGLGGTGTVSEVALALKAKKMVILLGADKAGVSLFKSLSPDLVHAAASPEEAVKLIGELL
- a CDS encoding PilZ domain-containing protein, translated to MAERRGRRLNLSCRLFFFGEDDFEGEATILDLSTGGCQATSLTEVQVGTTLRLSLFLQDQEWPVRIDEALVRWVKSSAFGLEFTEIRSAQRERIRALIMKAKL